One window of Bacillus sp. FJAT-45350 genomic DNA carries:
- a CDS encoding Lon protease family protein, whose amino-acid sequence MAHKTKVQTYELATRFDSNQFPFETTAEVEKLTAEIIGQDKAVRAMNFGLKVKQEGYHLFLVGPTGTGKTTYAHSKVLEHAKELETPSDWVYVYNFQTPDRPIAIPLPPGKGVIFQRHMERLLEEITIEIDKALTSKQYEFQKADLIQLHGEEVDKKWEYLEEIAYKERFLIEKSETGIAAIPLNDREEPHDDESYHKLTKEEQQEIIEKTRELNKELSTIVRAIQSAEKVLDEKLEELEKSSVYENIHFLVKELQDEYASNEKVVAYLTEVEKDVIASRNDFHEQEKEEEDLMSLLSPKQEKKDEHRYQVNVFVNHNNTDGAPVVHESNPTYGNLFGKFEYKGSFGTVVTNFTLMKPGAFHISAGGYCIIQASELVSNPYSWLALKRMMKTGELRIENPLEETGVTATSGLKPEPIPVQTKLILIGTHQLYHILSEYDEDFGKYFKVKVDFDVQMERNVEHCMKYASFVASYCANNDLRHFTRDALARVIDYSTRLAEDQSKLSTSFHHVTEILVEANFWADEENSQFVEKSHVRKALKERFTRNNLIEEKIKEMIDDGTIMIKTDGEVVGQINGLSVLNTGGYSFGQPNKITARTYIGPKGIVNIDRESYLSGPIHAKGLMILTGFIQGEFAQDGPLPLSASITFEQSYDMIDGDSASSTELYAILSSLSNIPIKQGIAVTGSVNQWGEIQPIGGVNEKIEGFFYTCKARGFTGGQGVIIPIQNKKNLMLRNEVIEAIEKGLFTIWAVSTISEGIEILTGITAGERDQLGKFEEGTVFHRVEKRLHTMISTFRRGKVIAKEKV is encoded by the coding sequence ATGGCACATAAAACGAAAGTACAAACGTATGAACTAGCGACTAGATTTGATAGCAACCAGTTTCCATTTGAAACAACTGCAGAAGTAGAAAAACTGACTGCAGAAATTATTGGGCAGGATAAAGCAGTTCGTGCAATGAATTTTGGTTTAAAGGTTAAACAAGAGGGATACCATCTTTTCTTAGTTGGACCAACGGGTACAGGGAAAACGACGTATGCTCATTCAAAGGTATTAGAACATGCAAAGGAATTAGAGACACCAAGTGATTGGGTGTACGTATATAATTTTCAAACTCCAGATAGACCGATAGCAATTCCTCTTCCTCCAGGTAAAGGGGTTATTTTTCAAAGACATATGGAACGTTTGTTAGAGGAAATTACTATAGAAATAGATAAAGCCTTAACTAGTAAGCAATATGAGTTTCAAAAAGCTGATTTAATCCAATTACATGGGGAAGAAGTAGATAAAAAGTGGGAATACTTAGAAGAGATAGCTTATAAAGAACGTTTCTTAATTGAAAAAAGTGAAACTGGTATTGCTGCAATTCCTTTAAACGACCGTGAAGAACCACATGATGATGAATCGTATCACAAATTAACTAAGGAAGAACAGCAAGAGATAATAGAGAAAACGCGAGAATTAAATAAAGAATTAAGTACGATTGTACGAGCTATTCAATCAGCAGAGAAGGTTTTGGATGAAAAGCTAGAAGAATTAGAGAAGTCATCCGTTTACGAAAATATTCATTTTCTTGTAAAGGAACTACAAGATGAGTACGCTTCCAATGAGAAGGTTGTAGCCTATTTAACAGAGGTTGAAAAAGATGTAATTGCCAGTAGAAATGATTTTCATGAGCAAGAGAAGGAAGAAGAGGATCTTATGTCTCTACTTTCTCCAAAGCAGGAAAAGAAGGACGAGCATAGATATCAAGTGAATGTATTTGTCAACCATAACAATACAGATGGAGCGCCTGTCGTTCATGAGAGTAACCCTACTTATGGAAATCTGTTTGGAAAGTTTGAATATAAAGGCTCATTTGGAACTGTGGTCACTAATTTTACATTAATGAAGCCAGGTGCTTTTCATATTTCAGCAGGTGGATATTGTATTATCCAAGCATCGGAGCTAGTTAGTAACCCATATTCATGGCTTGCACTGAAACGAATGATGAAAACTGGAGAATTACGAATAGAAAATCCATTAGAAGAAACAGGAGTTACAGCAACAAGTGGCCTAAAACCAGAACCGATTCCAGTCCAAACAAAACTAATTCTAATTGGAACGCATCAGCTATACCATATTTTATCCGAGTATGATGAAGACTTTGGAAAATATTTTAAAGTGAAAGTTGATTTTGATGTACAGATGGAGCGAAACGTGGAGCATTGCATGAAATATGCCTCATTCGTTGCCTCATACTGTGCAAATAATGATTTACGTCATTTTACTAGAGATGCACTTGCGAGAGTAATTGATTATAGTACAAGACTAGCAGAGGATCAAAGTAAACTATCAACTAGCTTTCATCATGTAACGGAGATATTAGTTGAGGCAAACTTCTGGGCAGATGAAGAAAATAGTCAGTTTGTCGAGAAGTCTCATGTACGTAAAGCGTTAAAAGAACGTTTTACTCGTAATAATTTAATTGAAGAAAAGATTAAAGAAATGATTGATGATGGCACAATCATGATTAAAACAGATGGGGAAGTTGTCGGTCAAATTAATGGCTTATCTGTTTTAAATACAGGTGGCTATTCATTTGGACAGCCCAATAAAATTACTGCAAGAACATATATAGGTCCGAAGGGAATAGTTAATATTGACCGAGAATCTTATTTAAGTGGCCCTATCCATGCAAAGGGCTTAATGATATTAACAGGCTTTATTCAAGGGGAGTTTGCTCAAGATGGACCTTTACCATTGTCTGCTAGTATTACGTTCGAGCAATCGTATGACATGATTGATGGGGATAGTGCTTCAAGTACTGAGTTATATGCAATATTATCTTCACTATCAAATATTCCAATTAAACAAGGGATTGCCGTAACAGGTTCTGTGAATCAGTGGGGAGAAATTCAACCAATTGGTGGAGTGAACGAAAAGATTGAAGGATTTTTCTATACATGTAAAGCTAGAGGATTTACAGGGGGCCAAGGTGTGATCATCCCAATTCAAAACAAGAAAAACCTAATGTTACGCAATGAGGTTATTGAAGCTATTGAAAAAGGACTGTTTACCATTTGGGCTGTAAGTACGATTAGTGAAGGAATTGAAATTCTTACTGGGATTACAGCTGGAGAGCGTGACCAATTAGGTAAGTTTGAAGAAGGGACTGTTTTTCATCGTGTTGAGAAACGATTACATACGATGATATCAACTTTTCGTAGAGGGAAGGTCATTGCTAAAGAGAAAGTATAG
- a CDS encoding EcsC family protein: MALTEREEKLWIEIESWEQQFFNYEPTDFEMTYQKWLQTGLLQLGEKKQEKLLDFVDNVLFHLHALIQNSRFNEDSRNRLLSQARVFNGEITDILDMKKLSIEQLNYIASQQMAKQRLFSFGQGGLSGMGGVLLLGIDLPAMLAINMRAIQQIALTYGYDLKHPSEMMIALKVFHASSLPKDLQHQAWNQLFDDVATEQEEWFYGGSEEVTDISWLQQPIRQMLKALGIVMLRKKLIQGVPLIGMAFGATMNYQFTRQVTEVAHHFYQKRFLLDKASNGIINYE, translated from the coding sequence GTGGCGTTGACTGAAAGAGAAGAAAAGCTATGGATTGAGATAGAAAGTTGGGAGCAACAGTTTTTTAACTATGAACCAACAGATTTTGAAATGACGTATCAAAAATGGCTTCAAACAGGCTTACTTCAGCTAGGAGAAAAGAAACAAGAAAAGCTACTAGATTTTGTTGATAATGTATTGTTTCACCTTCATGCATTGATCCAAAATTCTCGCTTTAATGAAGATTCTAGAAACCGTTTATTGTCACAAGCGAGAGTATTCAATGGGGAAATAACGGATATTCTGGATATGAAAAAACTTTCAATAGAGCAACTAAACTATATTGCATCTCAACAGATGGCAAAACAGAGGTTGTTTTCTTTTGGACAAGGTGGTTTATCTGGGATGGGAGGAGTTCTTTTACTCGGAATTGATCTTCCTGCAATGCTCGCAATAAATATGAGAGCGATACAGCAAATTGCGCTGACATACGGATATGATTTAAAACACCCCTCTGAAATGATGATTGCACTTAAAGTATTTCATGCATCATCATTACCTAAAGATTTACAGCATCAAGCTTGGAATCAATTATTTGATGATGTGGCAACAGAGCAAGAAGAGTGGTTCTATGGTGGAAGTGAGGAAGTTACAGATATATCATGGCTCCAACAACCGATTCGACAAATGCTTAAAGCACTTGGAATTGTCATGCTAAGAAAGAAGCTTATACAGGGAGTACCTCTAATTGGAATGGCTTTCGGTGCAACAATGAATTATCAATTTACAAGACAAGTTACTGAGGTAGCACATCATTTTTATCAGAAGAGATTTTTATTAGATAAAGCAAGTAATGGAATTATAAATTATGAGTGA
- a CDS encoding acetate kinase has protein sequence MSKIIAINAGSSSLKFQLLEMPAETVLTKGVVERIGLGDGIFSIEVNGKKKKETFDIPDHAFAVKTLLEKLTNEGIIASLDEIEGIGHRVVHGGEKFNDSVLITDDVLTGIEEVSELAPLHNPANIVGIKAFKDVLPNVPAVAVFDTAFHQTMPEQSFLYSLPYDYYTDYGIRKYGFHGTSHKYVSARAAKLLGRPVEQLRLISCHLGNGASIAAIENGKSIDTSMGFTPLAGVTMGTRSGDIDPALIPYIMEKTGKSAYEVIDILNKESGLLGLTGFSSDLRDIELEADSGSERAEVALEVFASRIHKYIGSYAARMYGVDAIIFTAGIGENSDVIRERVLRGLEFMGVYWDPSLNQVRGKEAFINYPHSPVKVMIIPTNEEVMIARDTVRLSS, from the coding sequence ATGTCAAAAATAATTGCGATTAATGCAGGTAGTTCTTCTCTTAAATTTCAGTTGCTTGAAATGCCAGCTGAGACAGTCTTAACGAAAGGGGTAGTAGAGCGTATTGGTTTAGGAGATGGTATCTTTTCAATTGAGGTAAATGGAAAAAAGAAAAAGGAAACATTTGATATTCCTGATCATGCTTTTGCAGTAAAAACATTACTTGAAAAGCTAACAAACGAAGGGATTATTGCTTCTCTTGATGAGATTGAAGGAATTGGTCATCGTGTAGTACATGGTGGAGAGAAATTCAATGATTCTGTATTGATTACAGATGACGTATTAACAGGGATTGAAGAGGTGTCAGAATTAGCGCCACTTCATAACCCAGCAAATATTGTAGGGATTAAAGCATTTAAAGACGTGCTACCTAACGTTCCAGCGGTAGCTGTTTTTGATACCGCATTTCACCAAACGATGCCGGAGCAATCATTTTTATATAGTCTTCCGTATGATTATTATACTGATTATGGAATACGTAAATATGGCTTCCATGGAACGAGCCACAAATACGTATCTGCTCGTGCAGCAAAGCTATTAGGACGTCCGGTTGAACAGCTTCGTTTGATTTCTTGTCATTTAGGAAACGGTGCAAGTATAGCTGCGATTGAAAATGGCAAATCAATTGATACATCAATGGGCTTTACACCTTTAGCAGGGGTAACAATGGGGACTCGTTCGGGAGATATTGATCCTGCGTTAATACCATATATCATGGAAAAAACAGGGAAAAGCGCATATGAGGTTATTGACATTTTAAACAAAGAAAGTGGATTACTAGGATTAACTGGATTTTCTAGTGATTTGCGTGATATTGAACTGGAAGCGGATTCTGGAAGTGAACGAGCAGAGGTTGCTTTAGAAGTTTTTGCTTCACGTATTCATAAATACATTGGTTCTTATGCTGCACGTATGTATGGTGTAGATGCAATTATTTTCACTGCAGGAATTGGTGAAAATAGTGATGTAATAAGAGAACGTGTTCTTCGTGGCCTTGAGTTTATGGGTGTTTATTGGGATCCATCATTAAACCAAGTACGTGGGAAGGAAGCATTTATAAATTATCCTCACTCACCAGTTAAAGTGATGATTATTCCAACAAATGAAGAAGTAATGATTGCCCGTGATACAGTGAGATTATCAAGCTAA
- a CDS encoding class I SAM-dependent methyltransferase has product MEGRTDVETLFMALDDSAELLKETLNMTYLEALVEAGENLFQGTVQQEVDESVKSELLKRIESVDVQAIAPEGIRKSFQLAILKGMKEGTQAHHAITPDAVAVFMSYLVNKLKANDKAFSLLDPAVGTGNLLAAILNQSKSTISSYGFEVDETLLNLAFVSSNLQEKEIQFFHEDSIKPIKLPTFDVVVSDLPVGYYPNDEIANGYTLKAEEGKSFTHHLLIERAIEQTKEGGYLLFLVPNFLFESEQAAQLQAYVKTKTNILGLLQLPSSMFKSQEFGKSIFLLQKKGEGVTQPRQALLAELPSFSKQEALTDMIRQIDKWFKEEFEL; this is encoded by the coding sequence ATGGAAGGAAGAACAGATGTAGAAACGCTCTTTATGGCGTTAGATGATAGTGCGGAACTTTTAAAAGAGACGCTTAATATGACCTACTTAGAAGCGTTGGTTGAGGCAGGAGAAAATCTATTTCAAGGAACTGTACAGCAAGAAGTGGATGAATCAGTAAAAAGTGAGCTTTTGAAACGAATAGAAAGTGTAGATGTTCAAGCAATCGCTCCCGAAGGAATCCGTAAATCCTTTCAGCTTGCAATTTTAAAGGGGATGAAGGAAGGGACACAAGCGCATCATGCAATTACACCTGATGCAGTTGCCGTCTTTATGAGCTACTTAGTTAATAAACTAAAGGCGAATGACAAAGCTTTTAGTCTATTAGATCCAGCAGTGGGAACTGGGAATTTATTGGCTGCGATTTTAAACCAATCAAAATCAACCATTTCAAGCTATGGATTTGAAGTAGATGAAACACTTCTTAATTTGGCATTTGTCAGCTCGAACTTACAGGAGAAAGAAATTCAATTTTTCCATGAAGATAGTATTAAACCAATAAAATTGCCTACATTTGATGTTGTCGTATCAGATTTGCCAGTAGGCTATTATCCTAACGATGAAATTGCTAATGGTTATACTCTTAAGGCTGAGGAAGGGAAGTCTTTTACTCATCATTTACTCATTGAAAGGGCAATAGAGCAAACGAAAGAGGGAGGCTACTTACTCTTTCTGGTTCCTAACTTTCTTTTTGAAAGTGAACAGGCTGCCCAGTTACAAGCGTATGTAAAAACGAAAACGAATATATTAGGATTATTACAGTTACCATCTTCTATGTTTAAGTCACAAGAATTCGGGAAAAGTATCTTTCTTTTACAGAAAAAAGGTGAAGGTGTAACACAACCAAGGCAAGCGTTACTTGCAGAGCTACCATCTTTTTCTAAACAAGAAGCACTAACAGATATGATTCGTCAAATCGATAAATGGTTTAAAGAGGAGTTCGAACTATAA
- a CDS encoding 3'-5' exoribonuclease YhaM family protein, which yields MASLLEKKEGERMVDFFIIKEREVSIASNGSEYISFTLGKGSETIRARIWDVSAEQKELFMKRSVVKVDATVTMYRNQKQLTIQRIRLATDEDPIRVQDLLISGNISREDLWVELRMCIEEIQSPVLSRMIKSILAKKEVRDSLTTIPAAKQYHHAYYAGLLEHIVSLCQGSLQLLPFYPHVDKDCVLASCILHDIGKTKALSDPIAPDYTTEGELVGHVVLGIEMVNEAAYEAGISTNNEEVVAVKHCMLCHYSDNGEELGGTVLGKTAEAIFFSQLDQLDTKMNALLQVKDSAEDGWSYSPMLKRRVFLKEQNPKE from the coding sequence ATGGCGAGTTTGTTAGAGAAAAAAGAAGGAGAGCGTATGGTTGACTTCTTTATTATTAAAGAAAGGGAAGTCAGTATTGCCTCAAATGGAAGTGAATATATCTCCTTTACGTTAGGGAAAGGTTCGGAAACTATAAGAGCTAGAATTTGGGATGTGTCAGCTGAGCAAAAGGAACTTTTTATGAAGCGTTCGGTCGTAAAAGTTGATGCAACAGTTACCATGTACCGAAATCAAAAACAATTGACGATTCAAAGAATTCGTCTTGCAACAGATGAAGATCCTATTCGTGTGCAAGACTTATTAATCTCTGGGAATATATCTCGTGAAGATTTATGGGTGGAGCTTCGAATGTGTATAGAGGAAATCCAATCTCCAGTGTTAAGTCGTATGATAAAGAGCATTTTAGCAAAAAAAGAAGTACGGGACTCGTTGACGACGATTCCAGCGGCGAAACAATACCATCATGCTTATTATGCCGGGTTACTGGAGCACATTGTTAGTTTGTGTCAAGGGTCATTGCAATTATTACCGTTTTATCCACATGTAGATAAAGACTGTGTTCTTGCTAGCTGTATCCTTCATGATATAGGGAAAACAAAAGCATTGTCAGATCCGATTGCTCCTGATTATACAACTGAAGGAGAACTAGTTGGCCATGTTGTGTTAGGGATAGAAATGGTAAATGAGGCAGCTTATGAAGCAGGAATTTCGACAAACAATGAAGAAGTAGTAGCAGTAAAGCATTGTATGCTATGTCATTATAGCGACAATGGAGAAGAGTTAGGGGGGACAGTTTTAGGAAAAACTGCTGAAGCAATTTTTTTCTCTCAACTTGACCAGCTTGATACAAAGATGAATGCGTTACTACAAGTCAAAGATAGTGCAGAGGACGGATGGAGCTATTCACCAATGCTGAAACGTAGAGTTTTTCTTAAAGAACAAAATCCTAAAGAGTAA